One genomic segment of Sminthopsis crassicaudata isolate SCR6 chromosome 4, ASM4859323v1, whole genome shotgun sequence includes these proteins:
- the LOC141540850 gene encoding LOW QUALITY PROTEIN: olfactory receptor 6K2-like (The sequence of the model RefSeq protein was modified relative to this genomic sequence to represent the inferred CDS: inserted 1 base in 1 codon) translates to MYELTDVAFFHCGGDIELNGNMTNPPKETYMAKESNHMIENSNWTTAREFIFSAFPRDWKDAVTCFVPLLFIYAFILIGNLIIIMVVQLNTHLHTPMYFFISTLSFLEVWFTTTCIPLMLSNLLSEKKGISFSGCMVQLYFFHSTGISEMCLLGAMVFDRYLAICKPLHYPTIMIPRLCVQLTLVCCACGFITPLPEVVCISRLPFCGPNHLXHVFCDFLPLLRLACTDTRAIIMIQVVDVIHAMEIVADIFFILLSYAGIVVVVLHIRSVESRRKAFSTCASHLTVVSLFFSTVGLTYLRFSNTHSLIWDVGSALAFTVLCPFVNPIIYSLRNKEIKETIKKYMTQPRIFFHKTR, encoded by the exons ATGTATGAGTTAACAGATGTAGCCTTCTTCCACTGTGGGGGAGACATTGAGTTAAATGGGAACATGACTAATCCTCCCAAAGAGACATATATGGCAAAAGAAAGTAACCATATG aTAGAAAACAGTAATTGGACTACTGCCCGAGAGTTTATCTTCTCTGCATTCCCCAGGGACTGGAAAGATGCAGTTACCTGCTTTGTCCCTCTGCTCTTCATCTATGCCTTCATCCTTATTGGGAACTTGATAATCATCATGGTTGTCCAGCTGAATACTCACCTCCACACTCCCATGTATTTCTTTATTAGTACTCTCTCCTTCCTGGAGGTCTGGTTTACCACCACCTGTATCCCACTAATGCTGTCAAACCTGCTAAGTGAGAAGAAGGGTATTTCCTTCAGTGGTTGTATGGTGCAActgtattttttccattctacAGGCATTAGTGAGATGTGCCTTTTGGGAGCCATGGTTTTTGACCGTTATTTGGCCATTTGCAAACCCCTTCATTATCCAACCATTATGATTCCAAGACTATGTGTCCAATTAACCCTAGTTTGCTGTGCCTGTGGATTTATCACACCCCTGCCAGAGGTTGTGTGTATCTCCAGACTGCCATTCTGTGGTCCTAATCACC GACACGTCTTCTGTGACTTTCTCCCACTCCTGCGTCTGGCCTGCACAGATACCCGGGCCATTATCATGATCCAGGTGGTTGATGTGATCCATGCTATGGAGATAGTTGCAGACATATTTTTCATTCTCCTCTCTTATGCTGGCATTGTGGTAGTAGTCCTGCACATCCGTTCAGTTGAAAGTCGCCGTAAAGCCTTTTCTACTTGTGCCTCTCATTTGACAGTTGTTTCACTATTCTTTAGTACAGTGGGACTCACATATCTCCGTTTCTCTAACACTCACTCCTTAATCTGGGATGTAGGTAGTGCCTTGGCATTCACAGTTTTGTGCCCATTTGTCAACCCTATTATTTACAGTTTGAGGAATAAAGAGATTAAGGAAACTATTAAAAAGTACATGACTCAGCCAAGAATCTTTTTTCATAAGACCAGATGA
- the LOC141540851 gene encoding olfactory receptor 6K2-like: MSSFDVERRNWTTAEEFIFSAFPHDWGDAIICFVPLLFVYIFIIVGNLLIVIVVQIEPHLHTPMYFFISSLSFLELWYTTSTIPLMLSNLLSEKKSISLNGCMVQLYFFHSTGISEVCLLTAMAFDRFLAICRPLHYPTIMTPRLCVQLTLVCCVCGFITPLPEVVWISRLPFCGSNHLEHVFCDFLPLLRLACTDTRAIIMIQVVDVVHAAEIVTAVFLILLSYAGILAVILRIRSAEGRRKAFSTCASHLMVFVLFFGSVALMYLPFSATYSLFWDTVIALSFTVLSPFFNPIIYSLRNKEIKEAVKKHMSHSRIFSCRIK, translated from the coding sequence ATGTCCTCCTTTGATGTGGAGAGAAGAAATTGGACTACTGCTGAGGAATTCATCTTTTCTGCTTTCCCCCATGACTGGGGAGATGCTATCATCTGTTTTGTTCCATTACTCTTTGTTTACATTTTCATCATTGTTGGAAACTTGCTCATTGTCATAGTGGTGCAAATAGAGCCCCACCTCCATACTCCCATGTATTTCTTTATTAGTTCCCTTTCTTTCCTGGAGCTTTGGTATACCACATCCACTATTCCGCTCATGCTTTCCAATCTACTTAGTGAGAAAAAGAGCATATCCTTGAATGGTTGTATGGTCcagttgtatttttttcattctacagGCATAAGTGAAGTGTGCCTTTTGACAGCCATGGCCTTTGATCGCTTTTTGGCTATTTGCAGACCACTTCATTATCCAACTATCATGACTCCAAGACTATGTGTGCAGTTGACCCTGGTCTGCTGTGTCTGTGGCTTCATCACACCCCTGCCTGAGGTTGTGTGGATCTCCAGACTGCCATTCTGTGGTTCCAATCATCTGGAGCATGTCTTCTGTGACTTCCTTCCACTCCTGCGTCTGGCCTGCACAGACACTAGAGCCATAATCATGATTCAGGTGGTTGATGTGGTCCATGCTGCAGAGATTGTCACAGCTGTGTTCCTCATTCTCCTCTCTTATGCTGGCATTTTGGCTGTGATCTTGCGCATCCGTTCAGCTGAGGGTCGTAGAAAAGCCTTTTCCACCTGTGCCTCCCACCTCATGGTTTTTGTGTTGTTCTTTGGCAGTGTGGCACTCATGTACTTACCTTTCTCTGCCACATATTCTTTATTCTGGGACACAGTGATTGCCCTGTCATTCACTGTTTTGTCTCCATTTTTTAACCCCATTATCTATAGCCTGAGgaataaagagattaaagaagcTGTGAAAAAGCATATGAGTCATTCAAGGATCTTTTCCTGTAGGATAAAGTGA